A region of Desulfolithobacter dissulfuricans DNA encodes the following proteins:
- a CDS encoding acyl-CoA thioesterase produces the protein MTTTSSAGAVLPANADQYGTAAISHVMMPYHANPSGNVNGGVIMQLIDDAAFVIATRYARTNVVTASIERIDFHRPVHIGDLLTLKGSINMTHRSSMEIGVRVESEDMRTGVIRHIASAYLTFVALDGDGHPTPVPAYEPKDEDSRRRNREALQRRQDRLRQQRRTT, from the coding sequence GTGACAACCACCAGCTCTGCGGGAGCAGTACTTCCCGCCAACGCGGACCAGTACGGCACTGCCGCAATTTCCCATGTCATGATGCCATACCACGCCAATCCCTCGGGCAATGTCAACGGCGGCGTCATCATGCAGCTCATAGACGACGCAGCCTTTGTCATCGCCACGCGCTATGCCCGGACCAACGTGGTCACAGCGTCCATCGAACGGATTGACTTCCACCGACCGGTCCATATTGGTGACCTGCTCACCCTCAAGGGCAGCATCAACATGACCCATCGATCCTCCATGGAGATCGGGGTGCGGGTGGAAAGCGAGGACATGCGAACCGGTGTAATACGCCACATCGCCTCGGCCTATCTCACCTTTGTCGCTTTGGACGGTGACGGCCACCCCACCCCCGTCCCGGCCTACGAGCCCAAGGACGAAGACAGCCGCCGGCGCAACCGGGAAGCACTGCAGCGCCGCCAGGACAGACTGCGCCAGCAGCGACGCACGACCTGA
- a CDS encoding NAD(P)/FAD-dependent oxidoreductase, producing MQKSKGSGQSATQYDVIIVGAGPAGLFSAYYLCEHANLRVLLLEKGRGPLKRTCPITDNRRCQECKPCNILCGVGGAGLFSDGKLNYIHKLGKTDLTQFLPVAEARALIDETELIFNRFGMDGLVYPTDMQAARDIRKEAKRHGIDLLLIRQKHLGSDRLPGYIAGMADYITSRGVELHTSEYVEDIIVQDGRVQGVVTGRGEYRARFVILAPGRGGADWMGQVAERYGLGLHQRGIEVGVRVEVHNDIMQDLCETIYDPTFFIQTNKYDDQTRTFCTNFGGFVALENYKRFVCVNGHALHDKKSENTNFAFLSKVVLTEPVTDNQAYGESIGQLATLIGGGRPILQRFGDLRRGRRSTWHRIRKGYITPTLSKVVCGDIAMALPERILTNLVEGLTKLNQVVPGVANDETLLYAPEIKFFATQVETSGSLETKVENLFVAGDGPGVAGNIVSASATGLIPAKEICRRAA from the coding sequence ATGCAGAAATCAAAGGGATCGGGGCAGTCTGCAACACAGTATGATGTCATCATTGTCGGGGCCGGACCAGCCGGTCTTTTTTCCGCCTATTACTTATGTGAACATGCCAATCTCAGGGTCCTGTTGCTGGAAAAGGGCAGGGGCCCTCTCAAGCGAACCTGTCCCATCACTGACAACCGTCGCTGTCAGGAATGCAAACCCTGTAACATTCTCTGCGGGGTCGGCGGGGCCGGTCTTTTTTCAGATGGTAAGCTGAATTATATCCATAAACTGGGCAAGACCGACCTGACTCAGTTCCTGCCGGTGGCAGAGGCCCGGGCCCTCATCGATGAAACAGAGCTGATTTTCAATCGTTTTGGTATGGACGGGCTGGTCTATCCCACGGATATGCAAGCAGCCAGGGATATCCGGAAGGAGGCCAAGCGGCATGGTATTGATCTGCTGCTCATCCGGCAAAAACACCTGGGCAGCGACAGGTTGCCTGGCTACATCGCCGGCATGGCCGATTATATTACTTCCCGGGGGGTGGAGCTCCATACCTCGGAATATGTCGAAGACATTATCGTCCAGGATGGCCGGGTGCAGGGCGTGGTCACCGGTCGCGGGGAGTATCGGGCCAGGTTCGTCATTCTGGCGCCCGGCCGCGGCGGGGCCGACTGGATGGGGCAGGTGGCGGAGCGCTACGGCCTGGGGCTGCACCAGCGCGGTATCGAGGTGGGGGTCCGGGTCGAGGTGCACAACGATATTATGCAGGATCTCTGCGAAACGATTTATGATCCCACCTTTTTCATTCAGACCAATAAATATGACGACCAGACCAGGACCTTCTGTACAAATTTCGGTGGTTTTGTGGCTCTGGAAAACTACAAGCGGTTTGTCTGTGTCAATGGTCACGCCCTCCATGATAAAAAATCGGAAAACACCAATTTTGCCTTTCTCTCCAAAGTGGTGCTCACCGAGCCGGTAACCGACAATCAGGCCTATGGGGAATCCATAGGTCAACTGGCGACGTTAATCGGCGGTGGTCGGCCGATTTTGCAGCGGTTTGGTGACCTGCGGCGGGGACGGCGCAGTACCTGGCATCGGATCCGCAAGGGATACATCACCCCGACCCTGAGCAAGGTCGTCTGCGGTGATATTGCCATGGCCCTGCCGGAACGGATCCTGACCAACCTGGTGGAGGGGTTGACCAAGCTCAACCAGGTGGTCCCCGGGGTGGCCAATGACGAGACCCTTCTCTATGCGCCGGAGATCAAATTTTTTGCCACCCAGGTCGAGACTTCAGGTTCGCTGGAGACAAAGGTCGAGAATCTCTTTGTGGCCGGCGACGGACCAGGGGTGGCTGGGAATATCGTCTCGGCAAGTGCCACCGGGCTTATCCCGGCCAAGGAGATATGTCGTCGGGCGGCCTGA